The DNA window agccgatttaaaataattttcatccTTAAACACTCTTTACCAATAAACAAAACTgggatatatatattttctaacaaaaaaataacaaaaataaacaaaaatccaTAATCGGctactttatttattatctctaataataataagtcaTTTTTTAAAGAGTATTATactctatattttttatggaGTGCATTCACatttgccatttacttttcatagaattttttttatcatgttttaaaattttcagtaatattttgttatttttatgagtttaattttaatataatcagtataaaatattttaaagtgtTTGTCGCTGGCCAATAAGTTGCTacatgcacaaggcgggattcgaacccccgacacttgcttaagcggacgagtgagctgaccactcAACCAACCCAAGTTAGTTTATTCAAAGACTAATATATGACATTATGTAATTAAATAGGTGTgtaatttcttttataaaaatgtaaaattttatttatattagccgttaagtttgaaaaaattacaCTCCTCTctttaaagatattaaaatacCACTCTcctcttttttatttgtaaaagataCACTTCccttttttataacttttaaaaaattcactttttaatcaattttaaattttgtgttgACTAACGTTAATTTTacccattttttaaaaaattactttttataaaaatatcttttagcaaaattttattttgttttgtgattaaattttgtttatcaaaaataccttttaacaaattatttttttactaaattttttttaataattaaatgatttttttataagataaaattattttttaatgatcaaactatttttttcaaaaacacaaATCATAGTCACCTTTGCTTCTAAAAGTTGTCTTTGAAGGATTCATACATCTCCTTCTCATATGGctttctttttagatttttttaaatttttttaaaaatattttggtataaatatacaatttaattaataaaaattttttttaaagagtattttgaaaaataaaatttaatcacaaaaaaataaacaaattaacattaattaatacagaaatttaaaatagattaaaaataaaattttttaaatattataaaaaaaggagtatatattttataaataagaaagagataagTATCATTTTAACATCTTTCAAAAGAAtgattagtgaaattttttattaaactttagATCGTGTGATTTATTCTCTTAACTTTACCCTAAACCATAGCCATATCCTATAAAAGTGGGTAATTAACAAGAAAGTGTCGTGCGCCTATCCCGTACTGTGTCCAACCAAAAAACTCTGCGAAACTGAAACAACCAGCAtcccaaaaattcaaatatagaaaatgggaggagagagagagagagagagagagagcactACTAAGAAAGAAACCCACGCACCACTACCCCAACTACTGGTACTGGAAAAGAACCACGTCGCCACTTAAATGTTGCTACGACCACTATATATGGTAACTCCAAAAAACACAGGACTACCATTTCAAGACACCTGTCCCTAATAACGGTATCACTCGAAAAGAACCAACTCCAAACATTTGGCTCCTCTCTTTCACTTACTAATTAATATTCTCTCTTGTTTTACTCGGTCTTTCCATTCACTCCGCAGGATCCGCATATTAACAGAAAGCAAAGCCTTCTCTGAATTGGACGTGATCAACAAAAATCAAATGCAAACACATGCCCCATCATTTCAGTGCTGCCAAAAAGCTTCACCATTGTTGCAAGttgatttcttttctcttcctcAGAGGTTCCAGCATCTGAGTTAGGTGgtggaaacaaaattaaacaacCATGACCCTTAAGGGTGGAACCACACAGGCCTGCGCTGCATGCAAATTTCAGAGAAGAAAGTGCACTCCCGAGTGTCTTCTTGCACCATACTTCCCTGCAGACCAACCAAAAGTGTTCCTTAATGTCCACAAGCTATTTGGGGTGAGCAACATTGTGAAAATATTAAAGGACGTGGATCCTAGTCAGAAGAAGAATGCTATGGAGTCCATCATCGTTCAAGCTAGTTATCGCGATAAGTACCCGGTTCGTGGTTGCGTGGAAGAAATTTGCAGGCTGCAAAACCAAATTTGGCTGCACGAAGAAGAGCTTCATGCTGTGTATCAGCAGCTTGAGATGTGCAGGCAACACCAACAGCAGCAGCACCAAGGGATTCATCACGTTGTTCCTGATGATCTTGCATCACAGTTAGAGTTGGGAATGGCGCCACGCGCTGCCAACAATGCTCTTCCGCTGTTTAATCACGCGCCACAGCcccagcagcagcagcaacaggTTTACAATACTTCTGTGGCTGCTTTGCCTGTGTCACAGCAACATTCATATTCCAACAGCAACAGTGTGGATTATAACTCCCTTTACATTGAATCCAAggaaaacaacaataatggaaCAAATCCTTTGTGGGTACCTTATGCAAATAACAATGGAAGTCCCATAGCAATGCAGTCTCAGATGGTTACCTCACAGGCACTATCCATGCACCAAGAAGCTGCTGGGGATTATGATGAGATGCATCCATTTTTCGAAACGATTGATGATAGGCAATCATATATTTATTCCAAGGAGGCTTATGAATCAAGGTATATTTATCAGTTTTGGCATAATAATCAACCAAGCAACTTATAAGTTTTGAGAATTTAATGCAGAAATTACATAATCTATCTCTGCTCATTTAATACAAATGACAATTTCCAATAAAATGAAAATGCTCATTTTTTTGCACTTTATATCTATCTGCTTGCAGCTCAGAAGAATCACTGAAAGATTCAAGAAAGTGCACCGAGCACGTTGCTGAGAATGAATTGAAGAGTGCTGCCGCATGCTTCAGCCTTACCAGTGTCAACTAATAAGTGAGCTTCGCTCCTCCCCTTGaacaaattgaaaagatataataggtttcctttcctttttggattcatttttgcttttgattattaaattttcgATCCTTAACTTGTAAACATTTTAAATAGAAGAAGCACATACTTTTTATCATCTATCAATTGCATGGCTTATGTAGTGGAAGAGAATATTATACAGACCTCATGTTTTCCTCAATTCTGTGTTCTGTTTATATGCTTGGCTGTTATCTACTGCCATTCTTAAATGTTAACACTTTGAGGGCTGACATACCCATACAAAGGCTCTATTTTCGGGGGAAAAAAATCAGCATAACTCCATAAAAATTTGGGAGCAACTTTATATATTTCCTTCCAATATTTATTAACATCATCTCGGAAAAAATACTTATTGCAATAACAGAGCCTTATGAATCAAGAAAAAGCTAACTGTGCCGTCACAGGCCTAAGCCATATCGCGCATCATTATATGAGAAATTGAAAGGAGACATAACATGAAAAAGCACGTAAAGAATATAAATCAAGCACCAGTATGGTggttaaattaatattttcttaaaaacatTGTAGGCCGTTCTTCTGTTACACACTTTTAACACTATAAAAAAGACTTTGTCTTTCTACTCTGTTTATTCATCAAAGCAAGTAAATCTGGAAACAATATGGTAATtcattttgttaaaaatataactcCGGAACATTCTTCTGTTGtcataggtgaagaaagcttaaATAAATCAAAGTATTAAACACTCATTTGACCAAGGTTGTCAAACTCGCGAGTCTAAGTAAACTCGTGGAGCTGACCTAGACTCGACTCGTAGACTCGACTCGTAAACTCGTATGAGTTTAcaagttataattttttgtaaaaaatatatatatcttgtataatatatatatatatatatatatgtttactCAAATATAGGCATTAAAACTCAacaatttcaatataaaaaacttaataaatttacataatactataattataacaaatacTCTGAACACACATTTAAATCCTTTAGTTATTACATAGTTATCCACTAACAGTTGCAAAGTTATCCACTATCAAAGTGggtaaattcaaatttgagatTTCAGAGTTTCAGACATTCAGATTCAATAACAAGTAACAATTAACTAACACTAACAAGTAACAACTACAAATTACAAGAAGTAGCAAATAAGAATAAACTAAATTAAGAATAGACTAAACTAATACTAACAAGTAACAACTACAACATGCAGCAATtcaataactattttttttaaacatccCTGAATCTGAATGAATGAATGGACTAGGCTCAGTTGAGGAACCAGGCATTGCTGTGCTGTGCAAGCAGACAAGAATGACTGGTGGCAGAGTACACAACTAACCGGCAGAGAACACGATGAACTGGTAGAGAATGCGACGAATGACGGTAGTGTGGCGATGGTAGAGGCTCCACAAATCCATGAGCTTTGATGCATAACAGAGTCAATAGAGAGCAGAATGAGAGGTGAGAATGAGAGAacaggagagagagagagagagatagtgACGAGCTATTTGGGGAATGGCAAATGGCGAATGGCAGCGAGGGACAGGCGAAACGCGAAGAGGGTTTGGAGAAGTGAGTGACTGAGTGAGTGCGGCGAGCAAAGTGAGGGATTTAGCTGTTTAGGGTTCGTTAATATGTTGCTCccctttttcctctttttttgggCCCAAAACggctttatttttgttaaaaaggGCCAAACAAAGCAAACTCGCTGACTCGCCCGTAAACTCGCGAGTTTGGCCAAGTTTATGCGAGTTTACCGAGTCTACCCGAGTCTATCCAAAAACGAGTTTGTGTCTGAGTTAACTCGATTCTACTACCTAAACTCATAAACTCGTACGAGTTTACGAGTTAACTCGAGAGTTTGACAACAATGCATTTGACAATCAATACGCTAACTGAAGTGCACTGGAGGGTTGGATATATCTGAATCAACATATGGCACAATATGAAGATCTTTTCTAGAGTAACTTCAATGTACTTAAATCTACCAGACCATGCATGCATTTTGAAACTAGAGGTTAACTGCCTTCCTATTTGCTGTACATGTTATAACTATTTCTGTATTTGAAGATCACTGACTAAGTAATAAAATAGTTTTGTATAGGATTGCTGTTTATTGGTTCTATGCATTGATGAAGGCTCTTCAAtatcaaataagaaaatactaatattatttGCTTTTCATGTTGTAAATAATTATCCATCTCCATATATTATCAAAATGTGAGAAGTGTGGTATTCCTTGGGTGCACTGAGTCTGAACCTCATTATTAGTGCCTGGGAAAAACTTCTACAATTGAAACTAGCAAATTACTGTTGGAAAATATGGATCAATATCACTCACCAAGTTCCTCCTTTTTGAAGTTTTTGTTTCATTAATGAAGCCTTTTTAGattcaaatttattattgaaaataaaacaagagaTATAACCAGCAGAAAATTACAAGAACTATAACAAGTCTTTTTTCTAGTAGGGTAGGGTCATATATCAAACAATGCCTATGATTTTGGGCAAAGACCTAGTCTCCGTAGTAAccatttttcctttcttttatcATATTACAAAATCAAAAGTATAGAAAGTATTGTAAATGCATTCACTAATTCTTTATGCCAGCCCTAGTGTCACTTTGTGCTGTACACATCAACTTCTAGCCTCTGTATTTCTCAATTAAAGTCATACACAAACATATAACTTCCTTATTATAGTTTTTTCTGGTTGTGGTCAAACAGACAAACACTGCTGCTGTAGTGCTGTATGAAATGATCAAATATGTCAAAATTATAGTTTATGAAGTTTAGGCTTATCCCTCACTCCTTTAATTTGCCAGTATATCTGATATCATCTCGGCTTTCTTGGTAGCCACTAAAGATGGCAATAGGTAGAATAAGGTGAGTTTCGAGTTTCGACCCAACCTGACTATACCCCACACATTTTTAAACAAATCTCAATATCCACCCAAGACATCTTGCAGGTCCTAAATGCAAAATACTCACACCTTATGAACCAAGATAGAACTAAAGCAAAACCAGCACTAGAAGGCGAATCTCTATGAATGGAAAGTTACGGCTAGCATTTCTTGATTTGCAAACTGATCATGCATTGATGATTCTTGATAATTGCGGAGCAAGATTAGATTTTAAATCAGTACATCTCATAGGTAACAAGATAACTGTTTTTGCATCAGAATACTATTATTTTGGCCTATGCCATAGAAGGCAAACTTCAAAACATAAAGTACAATATAATGTTTTAATACACAGAAGCTAAGGAG is part of the Arachis duranensis cultivar V14167 chromosome 1, aradu.V14167.gnm2.J7QH, whole genome shotgun sequence genome and encodes:
- the LOC107493802 gene encoding LOB domain-containing protein 27, with product MTLKGGTTQACAACKFQRRKCTPECLLAPYFPADQPKVFLNVHKLFGVSNIVKILKDVDPSQKKNAMESIIVQASYRDKYPVRGCVEEICRLQNQIWLHEEELHAVYQQLEMCRQHQQQQHQGIHHVVPDDLASQLELGMAPRAANNALPLFNHAPQPQQQQQQVYNTSVAALPVSQQHSYSNSNSVDYNSLYIESKENNNNGTNPLWVPYANNNGSPIAMQSQMVTSQALSMHQEAAGDYDEMHPFFETIDDRQSYIYSKEAYESSSEESLKDSRKCTEHVAENELKSAAACFSLTSVN